In the Streptomyces fradiae ATCC 10745 = DSM 40063 genome, GGATCGGCGCCCAGGGCGGCCCACTCGGCGTACAGGTCGACCATGCCGGTGACGTCCTCGTCCAGCCCCGCCAGGACCGTCGCCTCCACGAGGCACGGCACCGCGAGCATCCACAGGCCGAAGTGCCCGCGCCGGGGGCCCGGCCGGAGCAGCGGCCCGAGCCGGACCGCGGCCTGTCCGGCCCGCCCCTGCCCCAGATCGGCGCGGGCGCGCGCCCACTCCGCCAGGGTGCTCACCTGGAGCAGTCCGTGCGGCCGGGCGACCGACAGGGCGGCCTCGGCGTGGTGCTCGGTGGCGGAGTCGGCGCCCACCAGGGAGCAGACCAGCGCCAGCAGGGCGTGGTGCTGCGCGCCGAGGTTGCGCTGACCGAGCCGGCGGGCGGCGCGCAGACCCTCCTCGGCGTGGGCGCGGGCCTGGTGGTGGAGCCCGGCGCGCAGTTCCGCGTACGCCAGGTACTCCAGGATGCGGGCGGTCGGCCCGCCCTGGGCGCCGGCGGCCGCCAGGGCGCGGCCGAGCAGGCGCCGCGCCGCGGTGAGGTCGCCCAGCACCAGGGCCGCGCGGCCCGCGTACAGCAGGGTGTCCGGCCGCTGGGTCCGCGCCGCGGCGGCGAGCAGCGGTCCCATCTCCCGCGCCGCACGGGCGAAGTCGGTCAGGACGACGTGGCGCATGCCCGCCCGGAAGGCACCCCACGGCGCCGCCGCGACATCCGGGCTCACGGCTCCCGGCCCCATGGCTCCCGGCCCCATGGCTCCCGGCCCCATGGCTCCCGGCCCCATGGCTCCCGGGCTCACGGCTCCTGGGCCCAGGGCTCCCGGCCCCAGGGCTCCCGCGCTCACGGCCTCCGGCTCCACGGCTCCCGGGCTCACGGCTCCTGGGCCCAGGGCTCCCGGCCCCAGGGCTCCCGCGCTCACGGCCTCCGGCTCCGCGGCTCCCGGGCTCACGGCTCCCGGGCCCACCGCCCCCGCGCCCACGGCGCCTTGGCCCACGACATCCCCGTCCGCGGCGTCCGCGGCGTCCGCGAAGCCCGCGCCCCCGCCCGCCGCGGCGCCGGGCTCCCGAGCGCCGGTGCCCGCGGCGCGTCCGGAGGGCAGCGGCGGCGTACCGACCGCACCCCGTTCGAAGAGGCCGGCGGGGCGCCCGCCGGGTCCTCCGGCGGGGCGCTCCAGCGTCTGGAGGTACGCCGTGAGGTCGCCGGCCGCCCAGGCCGCCTCCGCCGCCGCCGCGAGGGCCTGCTCCGCGCCCCCCACGTCGTGCGGCCCGAACGCCTCGGCGGCGAGCAGCAGGGTCTGGTGGGCGTCGGCCACGGGGCCGTCGCCCAGCAGGATCAGCCCCCGCAGAAGCTGCGCCCGCGCGCGGAGCGCGTCGTCGTCACCGGCCGTGCCGTGGGCGGCCGCGAGGAGGGCGAGGGCCCGGCGGGTCCGCCCGCCCAGGCGGGCGCGCTCGGCGGCCCTCAACAGCTGCGGAGCCCGGCCGCCGATCAGCCGCGCGGCCTCGTCGCCGACCGCGCCGGCCGTCTGCTCGTCCACGTCCAATGCCGCTCCCCGTCGTGCGCTGTTCCGGAGCGGCACGCCCGATCCGCTGCCACCCCGCGTGAACCGGGTGGCGAACCGCGCGGAATCACGCTGCTCCGGGCAGCCGATTATCGGACACATCGGGGAGGCAGCCCAGAGGGGAGCGGCCACGACCCGCTCGGCGCGGGCCGGGAGACCGGTGATTCCACCGATGCGCGGGCGACGACGCCGCTCCTACGCTGAGCGCGGCCGACGTCCCGGGCAGGTCCCGGGAGCCGGCCGCACGGCGTCCGGCCGGGAGCGTTCCGCGCTCCGGGAGCCCCACACCGCACGGACGCACACGACCCCCGATCCACCGTCCTCCTCGACCTCCGGGGGCAGGGCCCCGGCCGACGGCACCCGCCGGAAGCCGGTGGGCGCCCACGTCCGGGCGCGCCGCACACCCGCCGCCGGGAGGCGAGGCGAGAGGAAGACGCTCATGCAGGCATCCCCCCACACCTCCGCGTCCACACCCGGCGGCGGACCCGCGCGGCACCGCCGCCGTTCCCGCGGCCCGCTCCTGGGCGTCCTCGCCTCCGCGGCGGCGCTGGCCGGCCTGGCGACCACGCTCGCCGGCGGCGCGAACGCCGCCGAGAACCCCTACGAGCGCGGCCCGGCCCCCACCGAGTCCAGCGTGACGGCCCCACGCGGCACGTACGCCGTCTCCGAGACCAGCGTCTCCCGGTACAGCGTGTCCGGGTTCGGCGGTGGCACGATCTACTACCCCACCAGCACCGCCGACGGCACCTTCGGCGCCGTGGCCATCGCTCCCGGATACACCGCGCTCCAGTCCTCGATCGCCTGGCTGGGCCCGCGGCTCGCCTCCCAGGGCTTCGTGGTGTTCACCATCGACACCAGGACCACCTCCGACCAGCCGGCCTCCCGCGGCGACCAGCTGCTGGCCGCGCTCGACTACCTCACGAAGTCCAGCAGCGTCCGCGGCAGGGTGGACGGCACGCGGCTCGGGGTCATGGGCCACTCGATGGGCGGCGGAGGCACGCTGGAGGCCGCCAAGGACCGGCCCTCGCTCAAGGCCGCCATCCCGCTCACCGGGTGGAACCTGGACAAGAGCTGGCCCGAGATCAAGACGCCCACCCTCGTCGTGGGGGCCGACAGCGACACCATCGCCCCGGTCCGCTCGCACTCCGAGCCGTTCTACGAGAGCCTGCCGTCCTCGCTGGACCGGGCGTACCTGGAGCTGAACAACGCCGGCCACTTCGCCCCGAACACGTCGAACACGACGATCGCGAAGTACAGCATCAGCTGGCTGAAGCGGTTCATCGACGACGACACCCGCTACGAGCAGTTCCTGTGCCCCCTGCCGAAGCCGAGCCTGACGATCGCGGAGTACCGGGGCAACTGCCCCCACACCTCCTGACCGCCACCGCCCGCCGGCCCCCCGCCTTCCGTGCGGAGCGGCCGGCCGGCGGGCGGCGCGCCCGCCGGCTCGCAGGCGACCGGCCCTGACGCCGCCCGCCGCGAGCCGAGCCGAGCCGAGCCGCGTACCGCGCGGCTCCCAAGGCCCTCCGATGGCCTAGGTGCGGTGGTGGTCCGTGAGGGGTGGCGCCCATGGTCGGAGTGACGGCCCTCCCACGGACGGAGCGACCCCTTGCAGCAGACCGCACGGACCGCACCACGGCCCACCACGGGTCATGGAGTCGATCCCCGACTCCGGAGCGGGCCGACAAGGGTGAGCCCCGCGAACCGGACGAGCGAGGACGGAGGCTCCGCGGCCGGCGGCGGCTCGTCCGCTCGGGCGGCGGACGCGTCCTCATGCGGGCGATCCGCGAGGACCCCCGGGGCCCTGCGGGGAAGCGTGAGCGCTCCCGCCCACCGGACTCCGCCCCTCGGGACGGCGCACTGAGCCGGAGGACCG is a window encoding:
- a CDS encoding helix-turn-helix transcriptional regulator, with protein sequence MDEQTAGAVGDEAARLIGGRAPQLLRAAERARLGGRTRRALALLAAAHGTAGDDDALRARAQLLRGLILLGDGPVADAHQTLLLAAEAFGPHDVGGAEQALAAAAEAAWAAGDLTAYLQTLERPAGGPGGRPAGLFERGAVGTPPLPSGRAAGTGAREPGAAAGGGAGFADAADAADGDVVGQGAVGAGAVGPGAVSPGAAEPEAVSAGALGPGALGPGAVSPGAVEPEAVSAGALGPGALGPGAVSPGAMGPGAMGPGAMGPGAMGPGAVSPDVAAAPWGAFRAGMRHVVLTDFARAAREMGPLLAAAARTQRPDTLLYAGRAALVLGDLTAARRLLGRALAAAGAQGGPTARILEYLAYAELRAGLHHQARAHAEEGLRAARRLGQRNLGAQHHALLALVCSLVGADSATEHHAEAALSVARPHGLLQVSTLAEWARARADLGQGRAGQAAVRLGPLLRPGPRRGHFGLWMLAVPCLVEATVLAGLDEDVTGMVDLYAEWAALGADPQARAQLTRLRALTAREEDCDALYRRALEEHEAADGQFEHARTFLSYGMWLRRRRRPLEARHQLRAALVGFERCGALLWERRTQSELRAAGESALDEDADALGRLTPQQQRVAALVASGATNREVATRLSLSPRTVDHHLRNVFSRLGVRSRVELALLMNGDRTERTAAGGDRA
- the bdeA gene encoding bis(hydroxyethyl) terephthalate hydrolase — encoded protein: MQASPHTSASTPGGGPARHRRRSRGPLLGVLASAAALAGLATTLAGGANAAENPYERGPAPTESSVTAPRGTYAVSETSVSRYSVSGFGGGTIYYPTSTADGTFGAVAIAPGYTALQSSIAWLGPRLASQGFVVFTIDTRTTSDQPASRGDQLLAALDYLTKSSSVRGRVDGTRLGVMGHSMGGGGTLEAAKDRPSLKAAIPLTGWNLDKSWPEIKTPTLVVGADSDTIAPVRSHSEPFYESLPSSLDRAYLELNNAGHFAPNTSNTTIAKYSISWLKRFIDDDTRYEQFLCPLPKPSLTIAEYRGNCPHTS